In a single window of the Nymphalis io chromosome 20, ilAglIoxx1.1, whole genome shotgun sequence genome:
- the LOC126776492 gene encoding synaptic vesicle glycoprotein 2C-like — protein MDVKTVQEQPKDEIDTKDQMQILEEALTLCKFGKFHLRLLAATLCAAVALMTVTTTTSYILPIAECDLNMNILHKGILNGMPFFGQIGASLFAGFLIDSFGRKIFLVGGNAIIFVCTIIEGSSQNYTMLLMTKLLEGIALSLCFSATSSYLTELCHLNVRDRLLIMYSGFISVALIIAALLAWAILPLEFNYSLLEGYFQLHSWNLFLYVCSVWSLFAFILYLSLPETPKYLLSHGREKEALEVLKGIYSENSGNNKDTYPVTSLNISGTIKPTKDISLKKQIVTSLFEVKELFRKPLVFKLILFSLVTFACLIVFTSLRLWYPQLSTIIENYGKDNGNSARFCVMINDYMDNLKPVITNATETLECVPKLSGSETYMNGIILGIAAVISVGISGLLVDYIGQKVLMFIILILSSICSTVLYWTNAPLQIAVLISCSVSLLQAALCLQQNLFVRFFPTNLRALAVSIIIMIGRMGSLTGNIIFPILLNVGCMAPFILASVVPLGIAILVYFLPNVSKDNKKTGDK, from the exons ATGGATGTAAAAACTGTTCAAGAACAGCCTAAAG ATGAAATCGATACAAAAGATCAAATGCAAATTTTGGAGGAAGCTCTAACACTTTGTAAATTCGGAAAATTCCACTTACGACTGTTAGCTGCGACGCTATGCGCAGCTGTGGCTTTAATGACAGTTACGACAACAACTTCGTACATTCTACCAATCGCCGAATGCGATTTAAACATGAATATACTGCACAAAGGAATACTAAACGGGATGCcattttttg GCCAAATAGGAGCAAGTCTTTTCGCAGGATTTTTAATAGACTCATTTGGAAGAAAAATATTCCTAGTAGGCGGTAACgccattatatttgtatgtacaatCATTGAAGGCTCAAGTCAAAACTACACAATGCTCTTAATGACGAAACTTTTAGAAGGAATCGC aTTAAGTTTGTGCTTCAGCGCCACATCCTCATATTTAACTGAATTATGTCATTTAAACGTGAGAGATAGATTGCTCATAATGTACTCTGGATTTATATCTGTTGCTCTGATAATTGCCGCTCTCTTAGCCTGGGCGATATTACCGttagaatttaattattcactATTGGAAGGATATTttc AATTACATTCGtggaatttgtttttgtatgtatgttccGTTTGGAGTTTGTTTGCTTTTATCTTATACTTGTCACTACCAGAAACTCCTAAATATCTCTTGTCACACGGCCGAGAAAAGGAAGCTTTGGAGGTTCTCAAAGGAATATACAGTGAGAATAGTGGAAACAACAAAGACACATATCCG gtgacgtcattaaatatatcTGGAACAATAAAACCAACAAAAGATATCAGCCTCAAAAAACAAATAGTAACTAGCCTATTTGAAGTGAAGGAGCTGTTCCGGAAACCACTAGTCTTTAAGCTAATCCTTTTTTCTTTAGTTACGTTTGCATGTTTAATTGT GTTTACTTCATTGAGACTTTGGTATCCACAACTATCAACGATTATTGAAAACTATGGCAAAGATAATGGAAATTCAGCTAGATTTTGTGTGATGATAAATGACTACATGGATAATCTAAAACCTGTTATTACAAATGCAACGGAAACACTCGAGTGTGTCCCG AAACTAAGTGGAAGTGAAACTTACATGAATGGAATTATTTTGGGAATCGCCGCCGTAATTAGCGTCGGAATCAGTGGACTTCTTGTGGATTATATTGGACAAAAAGttttgatgtttattattttaattctaagctCGATTTGTTCAACTGTACTATATTGGACAAATGCACCATTACAAATAGCTGTATTGATATCTTGTTCTGTATCTTTGCTGCAGGCCGCATTATGTCTACAGCAAAACCTTTTTGTTCGTTTTTTCCCTACAAATTTaag agCCCTTGCAGTGtcgattataataatgattggaCGTATGGGGTCATTGACcggtaatataatttttccaaTTTTATTGAACGTGGGATGTATGGCACCATTTATATTGGCATCTGTTGTACCTTTag GTATAGCAATCCTCGTTTATTTTTTACCAAACGTAAGCAAGGACAACAAAAAAACTGGAGATAAGTGa